The genome window CCAGAAGGTCGGGCGGGACCTCGGTGAGGTGACCGACCTCGGTTACCGGCTGGGGGTCAAGGTGGCCGCCGACCTCGCCGGGGCCGTCCGGGGGGCCGATGGGGCGGCCGACGTCGTCCTCCTATCGACCGGCTCCTTCACCCGGGACGTTCAACCTGAGATCGCGCAGGCCATCGAGGCGGGTCTGAGCGTCGTCACCATCGCCGAGGAGATGGCCTATCCGTGGGCCCGTGAGCCGCACCTGGCCGCCAAGATCGACGCCGCGGCCAGGAAGAAAGGGGTCACCGTCCTCGGGACCGGGGTCAACCCCGGCTTCATCCTCGACCTGCTGATCATCGCCCTGACCGGGGCCTGCCTCGAGGTCAAGAAAATCAGGGCGGCCCGGATCAACGACCTGTCACCCTTCGGCCCGATGGTCATGAAGACCCAGGGCGTCGGCACGACCCCGGACGAGTTCAGGCGCGGGCTGGAGAGCGGGGCCATCGTCGGGCACATCGGTTTTCCCGAGTCGATGCAGATGATCGCCAAGTCCATCGGCTGGGAGCTTGACCGGATCGAGCAGGAGCGGGAACCGATCATCTCCAAGACCCACCGTGAGACGCCTCACGTCAAGGTGGAACCGGGGATGGTCGCCGGTTGCCGCCATATCGGCCGGGGCTTCATTGACGGCCGCGAGGTCATTACCCTCGAGCACCCTCAGCAGATCCACCCCGGCCTCGAGGGCGTCGAGACGGGTGACTACATCTGGGTCGAGGGTAGGCCGGACCTGAACTTCGCCAATAAGCCGGAGATCCCGGGCGGCCAGGGGACCATCGCCGTGGCCGTGAACATGATCCCCCTGGTCGTGGCGGCCGAGCCCGGCCTGGTGACCATGGCCGACCTGCCCGTCCCGCGGGCGATCATGGGGGACTTGGGAAAGGCCGGCCGGCACCGCTAAGGACCGCCGGCACGAGACTCACCGGCGGGGCCGGGGCACGGGGGGTGGCGTCGTGGAAGCCGTCGTCAAGCGGGGCAGCTGGGTTCAGATCCACCGGGTGATTCTGCCGCCCGGTCAGCGGGCCCCCCAGGTGCCCGAAGAGACCCAGCGGGTGCCCTTGGAGCTGTGGGCCAAGGGTTTCCTGGACCACGACGCGAGGTTGGGTGACGAGGTGACCATCCGGACCATCATCGGCCGGGAGATGACCGGATGCCTCCTGGCCGTCAATCCTCGCTACGAGCACGATTTCGGATCCCCCATTCCGGAGCTCCTGACCATCGGGCCCGAGCTTCGCGAGTTCCTGGCCGGGAGGCGACCCCGATGACCGGCGACCGGACCAGCCCCGGCGCGGTGATGGCCCGCAAGAACGAGATCATGAAGCGGGCCGTGGGCATCGACTACGACCGTTACGCCCGCGGCCCTTTGGCTTTCGACTACGAGCGGATGATGGAGGAAGTCGGTTACGGCCTGGAGGAGATCCGGCGGATCCAGGAAGCCAACGCCGTGGGCCATACTCCCCTGATCGAGTTGAAGAACATCACCGAGGTCGTCCGACGGACGGCCCACCGGGGCAAGGGGGCGCGGATCTTCCTCAAGGACGAGGCGGCCAACCCCTCCGGCAGCTTCAAGGCCCGCCGGGCGTCGGTTTCGATCTATCACGCGCAGGCCGGCGGCTACAAAGGGGTCATCGCCGCGACCAGCGGCAACTACGGGGCGGCGGTGGCCTCGATGGCCGCCATGCGTCGTCTGGCGGCCATCATCGTCCAGGAGGTCTACGACAGCCGCAGGGTCGGCCAGCCCGAGATCATCGAGAAGGGCCGGGCCTGCGAGGCCTACGGGGCCGAAGTCCTCCAGCTGTCCGTCGGCCCCGAGCTGTTCTATGTCTTCTTGCTCCTCCTCGAGGAGACCGGTTACTTCAACGCCTCCCTATACACCCCGTTCAGCATCGTCGGCATCGAGACCCTCGGCGTCGAAATCGTCGAGGACCTGGCCGACCGGGAGGGGCGCCAACCGGACATGGTCGTCATCACCCACGCCGGTGGGGGCAACGTGACCGGGACGGCCCGCGGGTTGAGGGCGGCCGGCTGTCCCGGCGCGGTCGTCGTCGGGGCCAGCGTCGACCTGGCCGGTCTGCACATGGCCTCGGACGCCGACTTCAACCGGAAGTCCTTCACCACCGGGCACACCGGCTTCGGCGTGCCCTTTGCCACCTGGCCGGACCGGTCGGATGTGCCCCGCAACGCCGCCCGGCCCCTGCGCTATCTGGACCGCTACGTCACCGTTACCCAGGGCGAGGTCTTCTACGTCACCGAGGCCCTGGCCCAGCTGGAAGGCCTCGAACGGGGCCCGGCCGGCAACACCTCGCTGACCGCGGCCATCGCTTTGGCCCGCGACCTCGACGAGGACCAAGTGGTGGTGGTCCAGGAGACCGAGTACACCGGGGCCGGCAAGCACCCCACGGCTCAACTGACCCTGGCCAGAGAGAACGGGGTGGAGGTCAGGCGCGGGGACCCACGGGAGAACGTGCCCGGGAAGCGGATCGTCATCCCGGAGCGTCCGGAGCAGATCCAGGCCCGACAGGTCGACCTCGACCGTCTCCGCCGGTCATACCTGCGTAACGCCATCGAGGCCAGCGGGGTCAGGCGGGTCGACCCGATCGAGGTGGCCTTCTTGATGGAGGAGACCCGGGCCCCGCGGGAGTTCGTCCAGGCCGCCCTGGTCGATCTCGGGGTGAGTGGGCCAGATTGATTCTCCTTCCGGGGGTGTTTCCTTGCAGCGCGAAGACGACTTCATGGTCAGACGCAAGAAGATCGCCGGCCTGTCCGACGAGGGACTCGAAAGACGGTTCTGGGAGATGACGGACCGCGTCGTCGGCCCCTTGGTAGAACTGGCCCGCCGCTACACCTCCCCGTCCATCGAACGCTCGGTCCTCCTGCGGATGGGCTTCTCCGACGCCGAGGCCGGGGCCATCGTCCAGAAATGCCTGGATCACCGGCTGCTGGGCAAGGGAGCCGGCCACGTGGTCTGGAAGGTGTCACGGGCCATTGGGACGGAGTATCGGGAGGCGGGCAAAGCCCTGGCCGAAGGGCGCCACTGGGACGAAGCCGTCGACCTTTTCACCGGGCCGGAGGTATCCCGCCCGGCCGCGGGGAGGTGACCCGGGTGCTCGAGCGACTGGACCCGCAGGAGCGCTTGGACGTCGAGGCCATCCTCAGCGACCTCCAAGACTACCGGCCCCGCCGCCACGGCTGGCACTGGCGGGATGAACCGCCGGGCGGCCGGCTGACCGCCGGGCCGTTTGTCTACTACCAGGCGGCCCAGCCGCTCGACCGGAGCATCCCCCTGCCGGCGGCCAAGTACTTCGGGAACATCGACCCTCAGCCGGAGTCGATAATCACCACCGAGATCGCCTCCGGGCGCTTCGAGGACGACCTCCGGCGAATGCGGATGGCCGCCTGGCACGGGGCCGACCACATGATGATCATCCGAACGGTCGGGCAGAGCCACTTCGACGGGCTGATCGAAGGCACCCCCGAGGGGATCGGGGGCGTGCCGATCACCCGCAAGCAACTCCGGGCCACCCGCAAGGCCCTCGACCTGATTGAGGACGAGGTCGGGCGCCCGATCAACTTCCACTCCTACGTCAGCGGCGTGGCCGGGCCGGAGGTGGCCGTCCTCTTCGCCGAGGAAGGGGTCAACGGGGCCCATCAGGACCCACAGTACAACGTCCTCTATCGGAACATCAACATGCTCCGTTCCTTCGTCGACGCGGCGGTGGCCAAGAAGATCATGGCCGCCCGCCAGATGCTGCAGATCGACGGGGCCCACAACGCCAACGCCACCGCCCGGGAAGCCTGGAAGGTCATGCCCGAACTGATGGTCCAGCACGCCATAAACAGCGCCTACTCGGTCAAGGCGGGGATGGACAGGGACTATATCGCCCTGTCGACCGTCCCGCCGACCGCCCCGCCGGCACCCTCAGTCCGGATGGACCTGCCCTACGCCGTCGCCCTCCGGCAGCTGTTCCGGGGCTATCGCTTCCGGGCCCAGATGAACACCCGCTACATCGAGTCAGACACCCGCGAGGCCACCGTCACCCACGTCCTGGACCTGCTCATCTCCAGGCTGACGTCGGCCGACGTGCAGAGCACGATCACCCCGGACGAGGGCCGCAACGTCCCCTGGCACTACAACAACGTCCACGCCGTCGACACGGCCAAGCAGGCCATGGATGGGATGGACGGGCTGAGCCGGCTGGTTTCTCTGGACTTCGAGGGGCCCCTCGGGCCGGCCGTCCGTGAGCTCAAGGAGCGCGCCGTTCTATTCATGGAAGAGATCCTCGACATCGGGGGCTACTTCAAGGCCGTCGAGGAAGGCTTCTTCGTGGATTCGGGGTTCTATCCCGAGCGCAAGGGCGACGGCATCGTCCGGGCCATCGACGGCGGGGTCGGGGTCGGCTCGATCGTCCCCCGCGACCCGGACTACATGGCCCCGGTCTGCGCCCACTTCGGCCACAACCGCCTGCCGAAGGACCTCGAGGAGCGGGTCGAGGCCGGATCGGCCCGGCCGTGCGACCTGATCGGCGGGTGCACCCTCTGCGACCCGGCGAAGATCGTCTTCGTCGACGAGCTGGACGAGCGGGACAACGTCGAGGTTCGCCTGGCCGAGCGGGCGGAGTACCGTCGGAAGGGTCTCCTGCGGCCGGAGGTCCAATGGTCCGCCGATGGGATCGTCACCCTGACCCTCTTCCTCCCGGCCCGCGAAGAGGTGGCCGAGGCCGCCGCCCTGGAGATCGCCAGAAGGCTCGGTCTGGCCGATCCCGAGGTCATCCACCACCTGGTCCTCCATCCGGCCGAGGGGACCCTGGTCGAGGTCAAGGGGGTGGTCGACTTCGACCTCGACCCGGCCTCCCTGACCATCCCGAAAAGGCCCATACCCCTGTCGGATGACGAGATCCGGGAGGAAATCGAGGCCCGCCCGCTGACCGTGGTGGCGGCGACGATCGGCCAGGACGAGCACTCCGTGGGGATGCGCGAGATCCTCGACATCAAGCACGGCGGGATCGAGAAGTACGGGGTCAAGGTCCATTACCTCGGGACCTCGGTCCCGGTGGAGAAGGTCATCGACGCGGCCATCGAGACCAACTCCCAGGCCGTCCTGGTGAGTACGATCATCACCCACGCCGACATTCATCGGACAAACATGAAAAGGCTAAATGGTCTTTGTGTCGAAAAAGGAATACGGGACCAGCTCCTCCTGATCGGCGGCGGGACCTTGATCGGCGACGAGGTCGCCAAGGAGTGCGGGCTCGACGCCGGCTTCGGGCGGGGGACCAAGGGCCACGACGTGGCCAGCTTCATCGTCCGCCACCGCCGCCAAGAGCGCGGGGAGTCCGTCGCCAAGCCGTGAACGACGAGCTTCAGGCCGACCTGCTGGTGGCCGAAGTCGGCAGCACGACGACGAAGGTCAGCGCCTTTGATCTTCCCGGGGGTGGCCGTCCGCTCCTCGTCGCCAGTGGCCGGGCCCCCACCAGCGTCCGCGCCGGGGACGTGACCATCGGCCTGCGGGGAGCCGTCGACGACCTGGGCCGGGCCCTCGGCCGGCCGGTCCGTTGGCGGCGGATGATGGCCAGTTCCAGCGCGGCCGGCGGGCTTCGGATGACCGTCCACGGGTTGGTCCGGGACATGACCGTCAAGGCCGCCCGGGAGGCCGCCCTGGGGGCGGGGGCGATCCTCCGCTTCGTCACCGCCGGCGAACTGACCGACTCGGATCTCGAGACTATCGAAGGGATCGGCCCGAACATCGTCCTCCTGGCCGGCGGGGTCGACTACGGCGAGCGGGTCACGGTCGTCACGAACGCCCGCCGGCTGGCCGGCATCGGCCTTTCGGCCCCGGTCGTCTACGCCGGCAACGTGGCCGCCCGCAACGAGGTCGTCGGAATCCTCACCCGCGCCGGGATCAAAGTCCACCCGGTCGACAACGTCTATCCACGGCTGGACGACATGGTCATCGAGCCCACCCGGCGGGTGATCCAAAAGGTCTTCGAAGAACACATCGTGGGGGCGCCCGGCATGGACCGCGTCCGCGAGTTGGTCGACGGGCCGATCATCCCGACCCCCGGGGCGGTCATGAACATGGCCGTGCTTCTCCGCAAGGCCATTGGCGACCTGGTGGTCGTCGATGTCGGGGGGGCCACGACCGACGTTCATTCGGTGACCGAAGGGGCCAAGGAGACCAGCCGCCTTCTGGTCGCCCCCGAACCTCTGGCCAAACGCACGGTCGAGGGCGACCTGGGGGTCTTTGTCAACGCCGCCAACGTCATCGAGCTGATCGGGCCGGCCGACCTGGCGGCCGAGCTGGGGGTGCCCGAACCCGCCCTGCCCGGCCTGGCCAAACCGATTCCCGAGACCGACCTGGAGCGGGCCTACGCCTCCCGATTGACCCGGGAGGCGGTCAGGGTCGGGCTCCTCCGCCACGCCGGCCGCCTGCGCTACCTCTACGGCCCGACCGGTCGGACGACGGTGGCCGAGGGCAAGGACCTGACCGCCGTGCGCTGGCTGATCGGCACCGGCGGGGCCCTGACCCGGCTGCCGGGAGGGGCGGAGGCCCTGGGGGCGATGCGTCTCGGCGTTCCCGGCAAGGAATTGCTCCCCGGTCCGGAGGCCAAGGTCCTCCTCGATGACGACTACATCATGGCTTCCTGTGGGGTGTTGGCGGCCGAGCATCCGGACGCCGCCGTGGCGCTGATGAGGGAAAGCCTGGGCCTTTAGCGATTGGGCTGGGCCCGGGCGGGGAGGAGAGGAAGCACCTTGCCGGGCCCGACGCCGCGCATCGAAATCGACCTCGCGAAGATCAGGCACAACGCCGGGGTCCTCGTCGACCTTTGCCGTCAGGCCGGCGTGGGCGACGTCATCGGGGTGACCAAGGGGGCCGTGGCCAGACCCGACGTGGCCAAGGCGATGCTGGCCGGCGGGGTGAGCGGCCTGGCCGACTCCCGCCTCGAGAACCTGGCCAGGTTGCGCCAGGCCGGCCTCGAGACCCACTACACCCTCCTCCGATTGCCCAGCCCGAGCCGCGTCGATGAGGCCGTCAGGTTGGCCGACAACAGCCTCAACTCAGAGCCCGAGACGCTCAGACTGCTGTCACGGGCGGCCGCGGCGGCCGGGCGGCCGCACGGGGTGGTCCTCATGGTCGAGCTCGGTGACCGGCGCGAAGGACTGCTACCCGAGGCCGTCCCGGAGGCGGCCCGTTTGGTCGCCGACTTGCCGGGCTTGACCCTCGACGGACTCGGGGTCAATCTGACTTGTTACGGGGCGGTCATCCCGACCCCGGTGAACCTTGGCCGCCTGGTCGTACTGGCCGCGAAGGTCCGCCGGGAACTCGGACTGGCCGTCCCGGTCGTCTCCGGGGGCAACTCCTCGAGCCTGCCCCTGGTCCTCGACAGGACCATCCCCCGGGGGGTAACCCAGCTCCGCCTGGGAGAGGCGCTCCTTCGCGGGGTCGAGGCCGCCCATGGGCGGGCCATCCCCGGTACGGCTCAAGACGCCTTCATCGTCGTCGCCGAGGTCATCGAGGTCAAGGAGAAGCCATCCCTACCCGAGGGGGAGATCGGCCGGGACGCCTTCTGGAACGTCCCGCAATTCACCGACAGGGGAGTCCGCCGGCGGGCCCTCCTGGCTTTGGGCCGTCAGGACTGCAGCCCCGAGAACCTCATCCCGGTGGATCCGGGGATGATCATCCTGGGAGCGTCCAGCGATCATCTCATCGTCGATGTCACCGACGCCGCCCAGACCGTCAGGCTGGGGGACGAGATTCGCTTTTGGACCAAGTACGCCGCCATGCTGCAGGCCATGACCTCGCCCTACGTGGCTCAGGTGTCCCTGGGAGGTGCGTCGCCGTGATCAGCCTCGACCAGATCAAACAAGCTCGGGAGAGGATCGCTCCGCATGTCTATCGCACGCCGCTGATCAGATCGACCTTTCTCAGCGACCTTTGTGGCGCCGACGTCCGTCTGAAGCTGGAGTGCCAGCAGATCCTCAACGCCTTCAAGGTCCGGGGGATGATCAACCGGGTCCTGACGATGAGCGACGAGGATCGCCGGCGGGGCATCGTCGTCGCCTCCTCCGGAAACCACGGTATCGCCGCCAGCTACTGCGGCCACCGTTGGGGGATTGAGGTCGAGGTCTACGCCCCGCGGACGACCCCGGCCACGAAGGTCGAGCGGATCAGGCGGCTCGGGGCCGCCCTGAACCTTGAGGGCCGGGACTACGACGACGCCTACCAGCGGGCCAAAGCCCGGGCCGAGGAGACCGGCAAGGTCTACGTCGACTCGTCCTCCGACCCGGTGGCCGTGGCCGGGCATGGGTCGATCGCTTACGAGATCCTGGAGGACTTCCCGGACCTCGACACGATGGTCGTCCCGTTCGGTGGTGGTGGGCTCGCGACCAGCGTCGGCACGGTCATCCGGGACGCCCGGCCACGGGCCAGGATCTACGGTCTGCAGAGTCAGGCCAGCCCGGCCCTGACCGCCTCGCTCCGGGACAACGTCTGCTACGAGGCCTACCCGTCCGACCCGTCCATCTGCGAGGGGCTCATCGGAGGGATCGGGGCCATCGGCTTCGCCCATGCCCGCCAGGTCCTGGACGTCACCGAGGACGTCAACGAGGAGACGGTCCGGGCGGCCATCGTCAGGCTGGTCATGGAAGACAAGGTCATCGCCGAAGGGTCCGGGGCCGTCGGGGCGGCCTACCTGATGGACCACCCGGAAGAATTCCGCGACCGGCG of Bacillota bacterium contains these proteins:
- the ord gene encoding 2,4-diaminopentanoate dehydrogenase, which produces MSEVRVVHWGLGAMGGGMVRLVAQKKGLRSVGAVARTPQKVGRDLGEVTDLGYRLGVKVAADLAGAVRGADGAADVVLLSTGSFTRDVQPEIAQAIEAGLSVVTIAEEMAYPWAREPHLAAKIDAAARKKGVTVLGTGVNPGFILDLLIIALTGACLEVKKIRAARINDLSPFGPMVMKTQGVGTTPDEFRRGLESGAIVGHIGFPESMQMIAKSIGWELDRIEQEREPIISKTHRETPHVKVEPGMVAGCRHIGRGFIDGREVITLEHPQQIHPGLEGVETGDYIWVEGRPDLNFANKPEIPGGQGTIAVAVNMIPLVVAAEPGLVTMADLPVPRAIMGDLGKAGRHR
- the ortA gene encoding 2-amino-4-oxopentanoate thiolase subunit OrtA is translated as MEAVVKRGSWVQIHRVILPPGQRAPQVPEETQRVPLELWAKGFLDHDARLGDEVTIRTIIGREMTGCLLAVNPRYEHDFGSPIPELLTIGPELREFLAGRRPR
- the ortB gene encoding 2-amino-4-oxopentanoate thiolase subunit OrtB, translating into MTGDRTSPGAVMARKNEIMKRAVGIDYDRYARGPLAFDYERMMEEVGYGLEEIRRIQEANAVGHTPLIELKNITEVVRRTAHRGKGARIFLKDEAANPSGSFKARRASVSIYHAQAGGYKGVIAATSGNYGAAVASMAAMRRLAAIIVQEVYDSRRVGQPEIIEKGRACEAYGAEVLQLSVGPELFYVFLLLLEETGYFNASLYTPFSIVGIETLGVEIVEDLADREGRQPDMVVITHAGGGNVTGTARGLRAAGCPGAVVVGASVDLAGLHMASDADFNRKSFTTGHTGFGVPFATWPDRSDVPRNAARPLRYLDRYVTVTQGEVFYVTEALAQLEGLERGPAGNTSLTAAIALARDLDEDQVVVVQETEYTGAGKHPTAQLTLARENGVEVRRGDPRENVPGKRIVIPERPEQIQARQVDLDRLRRSYLRNAIEASGVRRVDPIEVAFLMEETRAPREFVQAALVDLGVSGPD
- a CDS encoding ornithine aminomutase subunit alpha, giving the protein MQREDDFMVRRKKIAGLSDEGLERRFWEMTDRVVGPLVELARRYTSPSIERSVLLRMGFSDAEAGAIVQKCLDHRLLGKGAGHVVWKVSRAIGTEYREAGKALAEGRHWDEAVDLFTGPEVSRPAAGR
- the oraE gene encoding D-ornithine 4,5-aminomutase subunit OraE; translation: MLERLDPQERLDVEAILSDLQDYRPRRHGWHWRDEPPGGRLTAGPFVYYQAAQPLDRSIPLPAAKYFGNIDPQPESIITTEIASGRFEDDLRRMRMAAWHGADHMMIIRTVGQSHFDGLIEGTPEGIGGVPITRKQLRATRKALDLIEDEVGRPINFHSYVSGVAGPEVAVLFAEEGVNGAHQDPQYNVLYRNINMLRSFVDAAVAKKIMAARQMLQIDGAHNANATAREAWKVMPELMVQHAINSAYSVKAGMDRDYIALSTVPPTAPPAPSVRMDLPYAVALRQLFRGYRFRAQMNTRYIESDTREATVTHVLDLLISRLTSADVQSTITPDEGRNVPWHYNNVHAVDTAKQAMDGMDGLSRLVSLDFEGPLGPAVRELKERAVLFMEEILDIGGYFKAVEEGFFVDSGFYPERKGDGIVRAIDGGVGVGSIVPRDPDYMAPVCAHFGHNRLPKDLEERVEAGSARPCDLIGGCTLCDPAKIVFVDELDERDNVEVRLAERAEYRRKGLLRPEVQWSADGIVTLTLFLPAREEVAEAAALEIARRLGLADPEVIHHLVLHPAEGTLVEVKGVVDFDLDPASLTIPKRPIPLSDDEIREEIEARPLTVVAATIGQDEHSVGMREILDIKHGGIEKYGVKVHYLGTSVPVEKVIDAAIETNSQAVLVSTIITHADIHRTNMKRLNGLCVEKGIRDQLLLIGGGTLIGDEVAKECGLDAGFGRGTKGHDVASFIVRHRRQERGESVAKP
- a CDS encoding GlmL-related ornithine degradation protein; this translates as MNDELQADLLVAEVGSTTTKVSAFDLPGGGRPLLVASGRAPTSVRAGDVTIGLRGAVDDLGRALGRPVRWRRMMASSSAAGGLRMTVHGLVRDMTVKAAREAALGAGAILRFVTAGELTDSDLETIEGIGPNIVLLAGGVDYGERVTVVTNARRLAGIGLSAPVVYAGNVAARNEVVGILTRAGIKVHPVDNVYPRLDDMVIEPTRRVIQKVFEEHIVGAPGMDRVRELVDGPIIPTPGAVMNMAVLLRKAIGDLVVVDVGGATTDVHSVTEGAKETSRLLVAPEPLAKRTVEGDLGVFVNAANVIELIGPADLAAELGVPEPALPGLAKPIPETDLERAYASRLTREAVRVGLLRHAGRLRYLYGPTGRTTVAEGKDLTAVRWLIGTGGALTRLPGGAEALGAMRLGVPGKELLPGPEAKVLLDDDYIMASCGVLAAEHPDAAVALMRESLGL
- a CDS encoding alanine/ornithine racemase family PLP-dependent enzyme; translated protein: MPGPTPRIEIDLAKIRHNAGVLVDLCRQAGVGDVIGVTKGAVARPDVAKAMLAGGVSGLADSRLENLARLRQAGLETHYTLLRLPSPSRVDEAVRLADNSLNSEPETLRLLSRAAAAAGRPHGVVLMVELGDRREGLLPEAVPEAARLVADLPGLTLDGLGVNLTCYGAVIPTPVNLGRLVVLAAKVRRELGLAVPVVSGGNSSSLPLVLDRTIPRGVTQLRLGEALLRGVEAAHGRAIPGTAQDAFIVVAEVIEVKEKPSLPEGEIGRDAFWNVPQFTDRGVRRRALLALGRQDCSPENLIPVDPGMIILGASSDHLIVDVTDAAQTVRLGDEIRFWTKYAAMLQAMTSPYVAQVSLGGASP
- a CDS encoding threonine/serine dehydratase, encoding MISLDQIKQARERIAPHVYRTPLIRSTFLSDLCGADVRLKLECQQILNAFKVRGMINRVLTMSDEDRRRGIVVASSGNHGIAASYCGHRWGIEVEVYAPRTTPATKVERIRRLGAALNLEGRDYDDAYQRAKARAEETGKVYVDSSSDPVAVAGHGSIAYEILEDFPDLDTMVVPFGGGGLATSVGTVIRDARPRARIYGLQSQASPALTASLRDNVCYEAYPSDPSICEGLIGGIGAIGFAHARQVLDVTEDVNEETVRAAIVRLVMEDKVIAEGSGAVGAAYLMDHPEEFRDRRVAVIISGGNLDFSVLAEEIRRRSGLGEAKPAS